From Cellulosimicrobium sp. ES-005, one genomic window encodes:
- a CDS encoding methylenetetrahydrofolate reductase, with the protein MSVADAVGQAHGGAARPTVSFELMPPRRPDAAPKFWETARRLVATHPDFVSVTYGAAGTDRATARQVVGRLLQGTPVLPIAHLTCVGASREDVEEVISDFLDEGVRSFLALRGDPPRDQPDWQPAPDGVRSSTELVALLREVEASRCAADPAAALRGAARPLTIAVATFCDGNPAAGTTRTQEVRRLFQKQQAGASFAITQLFYDASSYTDFVAEARAAGVTIPILAGLLPTTEPARLRRVEELTGVRAPQHLLDALDALPDPEAQHAYGIAYSVDLAQRVLDAGAPGLHVYTFNKHRAALDLLEGVHLGGGSRGTGGSASAAATPLVPDLASGPWVTGTSLPPTSAATHGTPV; encoded by the coding sequence GTGAGCGTCGCGGACGCCGTCGGGCAGGCGCACGGCGGGGCGGCACGTCCCACGGTCTCGTTCGAGCTCATGCCCCCGCGGCGCCCGGACGCGGCGCCCAAGTTCTGGGAGACGGCACGCCGTCTCGTCGCGACGCACCCCGACTTCGTGTCCGTGACGTACGGCGCGGCGGGCACCGACCGCGCGACGGCTCGCCAGGTCGTCGGCCGCCTGCTCCAGGGCACGCCCGTGCTGCCGATCGCGCACCTCACGTGCGTCGGGGCATCGCGCGAGGACGTCGAGGAGGTCATCTCCGACTTCCTCGACGAGGGCGTGCGGAGCTTCCTCGCGCTGCGGGGCGACCCGCCGCGCGACCAGCCTGACTGGCAGCCCGCGCCCGACGGCGTCCGGTCGTCGACCGAGCTCGTCGCGCTCCTGCGCGAGGTCGAGGCGTCGCGGTGCGCGGCCGACCCGGCCGCGGCGCTGCGCGGCGCGGCCCGGCCGCTGACGATCGCCGTCGCGACGTTCTGCGACGGCAACCCCGCCGCCGGCACGACGCGCACGCAGGAGGTGCGCCGCCTGTTCCAGAAGCAGCAGGCCGGCGCGAGCTTCGCGATCACGCAGCTCTTCTACGACGCGTCGTCGTACACCGACTTCGTCGCCGAGGCCCGCGCGGCCGGCGTGACGATCCCCATCCTCGCCGGGCTGCTGCCCACGACGGAGCCCGCACGGCTCCGCCGCGTCGAGGAGCTCACGGGCGTGCGCGCGCCCCAGCACCTGCTGGACGCGCTCGACGCCCTGCCCGACCCGGAGGCGCAGCACGCCTACGGGATCGCGTACTCGGTCGACCTCGCGCAGCGCGTCCTCGACGCGGGCGCGCCCGGTCTGCACGTGTACACGTTCAACAAGCACCGCGCCGCTCTTGACCTGCTCGAGGGTGTCCACCTCGGCGGCGGGTCGCGCGGGACCGGGGGCAGCGCCAGCGCTGCCGCCACCCCGCTCGTCCCGGACCTGGCCAGCGGGCCGTGGGTCACCGGCACCTCCCTGCCCCCGACGAGCGCCGCCACGCACGGCACGCCCGTCTGA
- a CDS encoding LuxR C-terminal-related transcriptional regulator produces the protein MEAALRGLLPRLATTSAAIERPLLDDTLTSTTRHVLVRAARGFGKTVSVARWSRAALAEGQVIVWLSASASDPARRCIGAGELADRVLDQVRYVLRPTGSTDLDGAGPGRLGALLRALGPVTVVVDDVRAGHAGLIDAACAAAVALGARAVVLSTVGPTPVRRGTGMVEVGMAALAWSAQDTVRFARVRGIEITEEVAGLVTDGLGGYPASIVTAVADLGSGGSGGVDLHDAVPAVVRRETTRALGSFVPPEIMPFLLDTCVERRLQVDELDDLTAVPDARSTARRLVEGGILYRHVGADAGVLEYEPRMRQSLLSHLRYLDPAGYVRRFQQRVDAHVARGATWAALSRALDSREPGVVDRALVATWPDLLAVSSGPGFDELWRSAVERCPESIPGRLRILRAAIRPTIGRIESLDEHDEPLAEAVAPTTASPEARALDAFCRVALLRRAGLYDKSLQAAQGALDDLGADRGAPRSIGAAVLLELQASMSALCAGLVRVAAAFADSASQRATRSGALSVAAVACELAAVAEACGGDLVAADEWVRESRSLPAPPAWWRGCGGDVPSVVAALVHLEGRRIDEAKASLGRSIERPGGDLWFVRRHVMAVMAELSGTPDLALDVLVADAARRGMAVEPDASERRAPFLVVQDVARLHLVAGRGAAAIRVADTLPRSAPVRDVVNAHALVASGSLVEAFRRVARLGERARLTTGARIEGLAVTASALVALGEKDQARAEMRRAWGLARRANALLELRWASPEAMDLLLADVDGAERAELEPVAELGRRASPEGGTVLLPERQLLVLQLVVDGLSGPEIARRLYVSHNTVKTQIREIYRRLGTHTRAETVMRAKQLGLVAASRGAVRRGVNAASAAGTKQHR, from the coding sequence GTGGAAGCGGCGCTTCGCGGTCTGCTCCCGCGTCTGGCGACGACCTCTGCGGCGATCGAGCGTCCGCTCCTTGACGACACGCTCACGAGCACCACCCGTCACGTCCTGGTCCGCGCCGCGCGCGGCTTCGGGAAGACCGTGTCGGTCGCACGGTGGTCGCGGGCCGCGCTCGCCGAGGGCCAGGTGATCGTCTGGCTCTCGGCGTCCGCGAGCGACCCGGCGCGGCGGTGCATCGGTGCCGGAGAGCTCGCGGACCGCGTTCTCGACCAGGTGCGGTACGTGCTCCGGCCCACGGGGTCCACCGATCTCGACGGCGCGGGACCCGGGCGCCTCGGGGCGCTGCTCCGCGCTCTGGGCCCGGTGACCGTCGTCGTCGACGACGTCCGTGCAGGCCATGCAGGCCTCATCGACGCGGCCTGCGCGGCGGCGGTCGCTCTCGGGGCACGGGCGGTCGTGCTGAGCACCGTCGGTCCCACGCCCGTCCGGCGGGGCACAGGCATGGTCGAGGTCGGCATGGCTGCGCTCGCATGGAGCGCGCAGGACACGGTGCGCTTCGCCCGGGTGCGAGGGATCGAGATCACCGAGGAGGTGGCGGGGCTCGTCACCGACGGACTTGGCGGCTACCCGGCGTCGATCGTCACCGCGGTGGCCGACCTGGGTTCGGGCGGTTCGGGAGGAGTCGATCTCCACGACGCGGTCCCCGCCGTCGTCCGTCGAGAGACGACGCGAGCTCTGGGGTCGTTCGTGCCTCCGGAGATCATGCCCTTCCTCCTCGACACCTGCGTCGAGCGTCGTCTCCAGGTGGACGAGCTCGACGACCTGACGGCGGTGCCGGACGCGCGCTCGACGGCTCGGCGACTCGTCGAGGGGGGGATCCTCTACCGTCATGTGGGCGCTGACGCGGGCGTGCTCGAGTACGAGCCCAGGATGCGGCAGAGCCTGCTCTCGCACCTGCGCTATCTGGATCCGGCCGGCTACGTGCGCCGCTTCCAGCAGCGTGTGGACGCTCACGTCGCCCGGGGGGCCACGTGGGCGGCCCTCTCGCGGGCGCTCGACTCCAGAGAGCCCGGAGTCGTGGACCGCGCGCTGGTCGCGACCTGGCCCGACCTGCTCGCCGTCAGCTCCGGGCCGGGCTTCGACGAGCTGTGGCGCAGCGCCGTCGAACGATGTCCGGAGAGCATCCCGGGCCGACTCCGCATCCTGCGCGCGGCGATACGACCCACGATCGGCCGCATCGAGTCGCTCGACGAGCACGACGAGCCTCTTGCCGAGGCCGTCGCGCCGACGACCGCATCGCCTGAAGCGCGGGCGTTGGACGCCTTCTGTCGGGTCGCACTCCTGCGCCGCGCCGGCCTGTACGACAAGTCCTTGCAGGCGGCACAGGGTGCGCTCGACGATCTCGGTGCCGACCGCGGCGCGCCGCGGTCGATCGGCGCGGCAGTGCTGCTCGAGCTGCAGGCGTCGATGAGCGCGCTCTGCGCAGGTCTGGTCCGGGTCGCGGCAGCGTTCGCCGACTCGGCCTCGCAGCGGGCCACACGCTCGGGTGCGCTCTCCGTCGCTGCCGTGGCGTGCGAGCTGGCGGCGGTCGCGGAGGCGTGTGGTGGTGATCTCGTGGCCGCGGACGAGTGGGTGCGCGAGTCGCGGTCCTTGCCGGCCCCGCCCGCCTGGTGGCGCGGGTGCGGGGGGGACGTCCCGTCGGTCGTCGCAGCGCTGGTCCACCTGGAGGGTCGCCGTATCGACGAGGCCAAGGCGTCGCTCGGGAGGAGCATCGAGAGGCCGGGCGGTGACCTCTGGTTCGTGCGGAGGCATGTGATGGCGGTGATGGCCGAGCTCAGCGGTACTCCGGATCTCGCGCTCGACGTCCTGGTGGCGGATGCCGCGAGGAGAGGCATGGCGGTCGAGCCCGACGCGAGCGAGCGGCGCGCACCTTTCCTGGTCGTGCAGGACGTCGCTCGCTTGCACCTGGTGGCGGGTCGCGGTGCAGCCGCCATCCGCGTCGCCGACACCCTCCCGCGGTCCGCGCCGGTCCGAGACGTCGTCAACGCCCATGCGCTCGTGGCGAGCGGGAGCCTGGTCGAGGCGTTCCGTCGCGTCGCGAGGCTCGGCGAGAGGGCCCGGCTGACGACGGGGGCTCGCATCGAGGGCCTCGCCGTCACGGCCAGCGCACTCGTGGCGCTGGGAGAGAAGGACCAGGCCCGCGCGGAGATGCGGCGGGCGTGGGGCCTTGCGCGCCGGGCGAACGCGCTGCTCGAGCTCCGGTGGGCCTCTCCTGAGGCGATGGACCTCCTGCTCGCGGACGTCGACGGTGCGGAGCGTGCCGAGCTGGAGCCGGTGGCGGAGCTTGGGCGGCGGGCCTCGCCCGAGGGCGGGACGGTCCTGCTGCCCGAGCGTCAGCTCCTCGTGCTCCAGCTCGTCGTCGACGGGCTGAGCGGCCCCGAGATCGCCCGCAGGCTCTACGTCTCGCACAACACGGTGAAGACTCAGATCCGCGAGATCTACCGTCGCCTGGGCACCCACACGCGTGCGGAGACGGTGATGCGCGCGAAGCAGCTCGGTCTCGTCGCGGCGAGCCGGGGAGCGGTCCGGCGCGGCGTGAACGCGGCCTCGGCGGCAGGTACGAAGCAACATCGATGA
- a CDS encoding glycosyltransferase family 2 protein has translation MVVLDILARVVISISMVYFILLMGSGLVQLRRARASLGVQGQATYGSRDSRAHEHLDVYFLVPCLNEDAVIGQTVSALTLLAGTTTLVIDDGSDDDTARCAEEAGGDRVRVLRRVLPEARKGKGEALNNGIAWVRDDVAARGLDPGKVVVCVMDADGRLSDHALEHVLPLFEDENVGGVQLQVRIRNRGSFLTRYQDYQFWGIAAVTQFGRQATGTVSLGGNGQFARLSALDDAGEKPWSASLTEDLDLAITLALKGWELQTTPHASVDQQAVEKLPLLVKQRTRWYQGHMMAIKRVPEIWRARDLSNAKALELTSYCLVPWVLDLPWSILFHYCLLMLGLNWDQIAVVAGGDSVAVLVLATVFYLFAFLPALATGWVYYRRDKRWGVLKSLLMGNSFILMNYLSFACVWKALARILRGETSWDKTARVREGAAAVDGPSPQPVVATAG, from the coding sequence ATGGTCGTGCTCGACATCCTCGCGCGGGTCGTCATCAGCATCTCGATGGTCTACTTCATCCTCCTGATGGGCTCAGGACTCGTGCAGCTGCGCCGCGCGCGGGCGAGCCTCGGGGTGCAGGGCCAGGCGACCTACGGGTCGCGCGACTCGCGGGCGCACGAGCACCTCGATGTCTACTTCCTCGTCCCCTGCCTCAACGAGGACGCCGTGATCGGGCAGACCGTCTCGGCGCTGACGCTCCTGGCCGGCACGACCACCCTGGTCATCGACGACGGCTCCGACGACGACACGGCCCGCTGCGCCGAGGAGGCGGGGGGAGATCGGGTCCGGGTCCTGCGCCGCGTGCTCCCGGAGGCGCGCAAGGGCAAAGGTGAGGCGCTGAACAACGGGATCGCGTGGGTCCGTGACGACGTGGCGGCGCGGGGACTGGACCCCGGGAAGGTCGTCGTCTGCGTCATGGACGCCGACGGGCGGCTCTCGGACCACGCTCTCGAGCACGTCCTGCCGCTGTTCGAGGACGAGAACGTCGGGGGAGTGCAGCTCCAGGTGCGCATCCGCAACCGGGGTTCCTTCCTCACCCGGTACCAGGACTACCAGTTCTGGGGCATCGCCGCGGTGACGCAGTTCGGGCGCCAAGCAACGGGCACCGTCAGCCTCGGCGGCAACGGGCAGTTCGCACGGTTGTCGGCGTTGGACGACGCGGGCGAGAAGCCGTGGTCCGCCTCGCTGACCGAGGACCTCGATCTCGCGATCACGCTCGCGCTGAAGGGGTGGGAGCTGCAGACCACGCCGCACGCCTCTGTCGACCAGCAGGCGGTGGAGAAGCTCCCCCTGCTCGTCAAGCAGCGGACCCGCTGGTACCAGGGGCACATGATGGCGATCAAACGTGTCCCGGAGATCTGGCGCGCCCGTGACCTGAGCAACGCGAAGGCGCTCGAGCTCACGTCGTACTGCCTGGTCCCGTGGGTGCTCGACCTCCCGTGGTCGATCCTCTTCCACTACTGCCTCCTCATGCTCGGGCTGAACTGGGACCAGATCGCCGTCGTCGCGGGCGGTGACAGTGTCGCGGTACTCGTGCTGGCGACGGTGTTCTACCTCTTCGCCTTCCTGCCGGCTCTCGCGACGGGATGGGTGTACTACCGGCGGGACAAGCGGTGGGGAGTGCTCAAGAGCCTGCTCATGGGCAACTCGTTCATCCTCATGAACTACCTGTCGTTCGCGTGCGTCTGGAAGGCACTGGCCCGCATCCTGCGTGGCGAGACGTCCTGGGACAAGACCGCCCGCGTGCGCGAAGGTGCAGCCGCCGTCGACGGGCCGAGCCCTCAGCCCGTCGTCGCGACCGCTGGCTGA
- a CDS encoding acyltransferase family protein, with protein MTITRSMVGAPAGVVDVVPSRSAGHHDDVPLASTYYRAIDGLRGVAVLSVVVYHTGLYEAGLFGVDVFMVLSGFLITLTLLRERSRRGRVGLGAFYRRRAKRLIVPLLVVLGASALAVAQLGRATDADVFARQGLASLLYLANWEQILRGDAYWDATGGVPGPLAHMWSLSITEQFYLVWPPLLVLILLLVPAWRRVPVVVGTLAGALAVVTGFATALLYDGTNADALYLGTHTHGSALAVGAVVAALVADGARRAAGVRTRRQRIPSWCGGLLSAVLLTALVVVSVLTPSYREPWLYASGGLTVVALLVGLLVLSLTREDTVVARALGAAPLVGIGKFSYSLYLVHVPVLWALSKSLPDPRPIVLLIVGLPLSIVLAAFLHHIIGEPARLRRWSRAGVTVFTALAVVVVGGVAVVPRLVDSTQGEGARRVLVVGDSLGHDVADALVLYAPGQFTVTDAAFDGCGIFGQDTSRSAESDVDQDPGAGCNPWEPRWAAAVDEHDPDVVVVTLGWDATRMQLDGRWMDACSAEYAAHYDRQLEVAHEVLTSGRDGRQVLFTSSRRHTNVVTPAWAECHTAQLRAFAEDHADVHVLELDEQVCRDDACIQETPEGDAVYLDTVHFTRAGLAWIAPWVAAEIDAVTAEQGDGDA; from the coding sequence GTGACGATCACGCGAAGCATGGTCGGCGCTCCTGCGGGTGTGGTCGACGTCGTCCCGAGCAGGAGTGCCGGGCATCACGACGACGTCCCGCTGGCGTCGACGTACTACCGCGCCATCGACGGGCTGCGTGGCGTCGCGGTGCTCTCCGTCGTCGTCTACCACACCGGGCTGTACGAGGCCGGGCTGTTCGGCGTCGACGTGTTCATGGTGCTCTCCGGGTTCCTCATCACGCTGACGCTCCTGCGCGAGCGGTCGCGTCGCGGCCGCGTCGGCCTTGGTGCCTTCTACCGCAGGCGCGCGAAGCGGCTCATCGTGCCGCTGCTCGTCGTCCTCGGGGCGTCGGCCCTCGCCGTCGCCCAGCTCGGGCGCGCGACGGACGCAGACGTGTTCGCGCGACAAGGGCTCGCCTCGCTGCTCTACCTCGCCAACTGGGAGCAGATCCTGCGCGGTGACGCCTACTGGGACGCGACCGGAGGCGTGCCCGGGCCCCTTGCGCACATGTGGTCCCTGTCGATCACCGAGCAGTTCTACCTCGTGTGGCCCCCGCTCCTCGTGCTGATCCTGTTGCTGGTCCCCGCGTGGCGTCGGGTTCCCGTCGTCGTCGGGACGCTCGCCGGAGCCCTCGCGGTGGTGACGGGCTTCGCCACCGCGCTCCTGTACGACGGGACGAACGCCGACGCCCTCTATCTCGGCACGCACACGCACGGGTCAGCGCTCGCCGTCGGTGCCGTGGTGGCGGCGCTCGTCGCCGATGGTGCGCGGCGCGCGGCCGGGGTCCGGACCCGTCGCCAGCGGATCCCCTCTTGGTGTGGGGGTCTGCTCTCCGCGGTGCTGCTCACGGCCCTCGTCGTCGTTTCGGTCCTCACACCGAGCTATCGGGAGCCGTGGCTCTACGCGTCGGGTGGGCTGACGGTCGTCGCGCTCCTGGTGGGTCTGCTCGTCCTGTCCCTCACGCGCGAGGACACCGTGGTCGCGCGTGCGCTCGGGGCGGCGCCGCTCGTCGGCATCGGGAAGTTCTCCTATTCGTTGTACCTTGTCCACGTCCCCGTGCTCTGGGCGCTCTCGAAGAGTCTGCCCGACCCGCGGCCGATCGTGCTGCTGATCGTCGGGCTCCCGTTGTCGATCGTGCTCGCGGCGTTCCTCCACCACATCATCGGCGAGCCTGCCCGTCTGCGCCGGTGGAGCCGGGCGGGGGTCACGGTGTTCACGGCTCTGGCCGTGGTGGTGGTCGGTGGAGTGGCGGTGGTGCCGAGACTGGTGGACTCGACGCAGGGCGAGGGCGCGCGCCGGGTTCTTGTCGTGGGCGACTCGCTCGGGCACGACGTCGCGGACGCGCTCGTGCTGTACGCGCCCGGGCAGTTCACGGTGACGGACGCCGCGTTCGACGGGTGCGGCATCTTCGGTCAGGACACGAGCCGGTCGGCGGAGAGCGACGTGGACCAGGATCCCGGAGCGGGCTGCAACCCGTGGGAGCCGCGGTGGGCCGCGGCCGTCGACGAGCACGACCCCGACGTCGTCGTCGTCACCCTGGGTTGGGACGCGACCCGCATGCAGTTGGACGGACGGTGGATGGACGCGTGCTCGGCGGAGTACGCCGCGCACTACGACCGCCAGCTGGAGGTGGCGCACGAGGTCCTCACCTCCGGGCGCGACGGTCGCCAGGTGCTCTTCACCTCGTCCCGCCGGCACACCAACGTCGTGACGCCGGCGTGGGCGGAGTGCCACACGGCCCAGCTCCGTGCTTTCGCCGAGGACCATGCCGACGTCCACGTGCTCGAGCTCGACGAGCAGGTGTGTCGTGATGATGCCTGCATCCAGGAGACGCCCGAGGGCGACGCCGTGTACTTGGACACGGTGCACTTCACGCGCGCCGGCCTGGCGTGGATCGCGCCGTGGGTGGCGGCGGAGATCGACGCGGTGACGGCAGAGCAGGGAGACGGAGACGCGTAG
- a CDS encoding sigma-70 family RNA polymerase sigma factor → MTLDTGSPSLTAPLSDEQLVARLREGDDDAFAALYRSHRPYALVVARALVGPSWADDVVAESFTALLGVIRAGRGPSRHVRAYLLTIVRRVAWSTLRSQDRVRATDLHRLDGTHHDPDVLLDEIERHRVLDAFAALPARWQKVLWHIEVLGASPAELADVLGISPNAVSSLARRARQRLRHAYLRHHGQVTTEP, encoded by the coding sequence GTGACCCTCGACACCGGGTCGCCCTCGCTCACGGCGCCCCTCTCGGACGAGCAGCTCGTGGCCAGGCTGCGCGAGGGCGACGACGACGCGTTCGCTGCGCTCTACCGCTCTCACCGACCGTACGCACTGGTCGTGGCCAGGGCGCTCGTCGGCCCGTCCTGGGCCGACGACGTGGTCGCCGAGTCCTTCACGGCCCTCCTGGGTGTGATCCGCGCCGGACGCGGTCCGTCACGGCACGTGCGGGCCTACCTCCTGACGATCGTGAGACGCGTCGCGTGGTCCACGCTGCGGTCCCAGGACCGCGTCCGGGCGACGGACCTGCACCGGCTCGACGGGACCCACCACGATCCAGACGTTCTCTTGGACGAGATCGAGCGACATCGCGTCCTCGACGCGTTCGCCGCTCTCCCGGCACGATGGCAGAAGGTGCTCTGGCACATCGAGGTCCTGGGCGCTTCGCCCGCAGAGTTGGCCGACGTGCTCGGGATCAGCCCCAACGCCGTGTCGTCCCTCGCGCGGCGGGCGCGGCAACGCCTCCGACACGCCTATCTGCGCCACCACGGGCAGGTGACGACGGAGCCCTAG
- a CDS encoding exosortase/archaeosortase family protein has product MRWTLAAALVVGSVVVILHAQAFRQLEARLAGEVTGFVFAREVRVMTYEPVLAFERVAGDDGTWFALRITPDCSALYFLVPLALIAAFVLATGRSSVVRIVLATLGAGVFLELLNVVRVEVMVLSIVRWGAEVFQWVHDTLGSALMLGGLTVALVLFFRLGFFGRRGRRTRGAQGEQP; this is encoded by the coding sequence ATGCGGTGGACGCTCGCCGCGGCGCTCGTCGTCGGTTCGGTGGTGGTGATCCTGCATGCGCAGGCGTTCCGCCAGCTCGAGGCGCGACTCGCGGGCGAGGTCACTGGCTTCGTCTTTGCGCGAGAGGTGCGGGTCATGACGTACGAGCCCGTCCTTGCGTTCGAACGGGTCGCGGGTGACGACGGCACATGGTTCGCGCTGCGCATCACCCCCGACTGCAGCGCGCTGTACTTCCTGGTCCCGCTCGCGCTCATCGCGGCGTTCGTGCTCGCTACAGGGCGTTCGAGCGTCGTCAGGATTGTGCTCGCGACCCTGGGGGCGGGGGTTTTCCTCGAGCTGTTGAACGTCGTGCGTGTCGAGGTGATGGTGCTCTCGATCGTCCGCTGGGGGGCTGAGGTGTTCCAGTGGGTGCACGACACGCTCGGTTCGGCGCTCATGCTCGGTGGACTCACCGTCGCACTCGTGCTCTTCTTCCGGCTTGGGTTCTTCGGTCGGCGCGGTCGCAGGACGCGCGGGGCGCAGGGTGAGCAGCCGTGA